In the genome of Gallus gallus isolate bGalGal1 chromosome 21, bGalGal1.mat.broiler.GRCg7b, whole genome shotgun sequence, one region contains:
- the KCNAB2 gene encoding voltage-gated potassium channel subunit beta-2 isoform X6, whose protein sequence is MYPESTTDSPARLSLRQTGSPGMIYRNLGKSGLRVSCLGLGTWVTFGGQITDEMAEQLMTLAYDNGINLFDTAEVYAAGKAEVVLGNIIKKKGWRRSSLVITTKIFWGGKAETERGLSRKHIIEGLKASLERLQLDYVDVVFANRPDPNTPMEETVRAMTHVINQGMAMYWGTSRWSSMEIMEAYSVARQFNLIPPICEQAEYHMFQREKVEVQLPELFHKIGVGAMTWSPLACGIVSGKYDGGIPPYSRASLKGYQWLKDKILSEEGRRQQAKLKELQAIAERLGCTLPQLAIAWCLRNEGVSSVLLGASNADQLMENIGAIQVLPKLSSSIVHEIDSILGNKPYSKKDYRS, encoded by the exons AAACCTGGGCAAGTCCGGGCTGCGTGTATCCTGCCTCGGCCTGG GGACATGGGTGACATTTGGAGGGCAGATCACGGATGAG ATGGCCGAGCAGCTGATGACTTTAGCGTACGACAACGGCATTAATCTGTTCGACACAGCAGAAGTCTACGCTGCTGGCAA GGCCGAGGTTGTGCTGGGAAACATCATCAAGAAGAAGGGCTGGAG ACGATCCAGCCTGGTCATCACCACCAAGATCTTCTGGGGAGGAAA agcagagaCGGAGCGGGGACTGTCCCGAAAGCACATCATTGAAG GTCTGAAGGCATCGCTGGAGAGGCTGCAGCTGGACTATGTGGACGTGGTGTTCGCCAACCGGCCCGACCCCAACACGCCCATGGAAG AGACGGTGCGCGCCATGACCCACGTCATCAACCAGGGGATGGCCATGTACTGGGGCACGTCACGCTGGAGCTCCATGGAGATCATG GAGGCGTACTCAGTGGCACGGCAGTTCAACCTGATCCCACCGATCTGCGAGCAGGCCGAGTACCACATGTTCCAGCGGGAGAAGGTGGAGGTGCAGCTGCCTGAGCTCTTCCACAAGATAG GTGTCGGTGCCATGACATGGTCCCCGCTGGCGTGCGGCATCGTCTCAGGGAAGTATGATGGTGGCATTCCTCCGTACTCAAGAGCATCACTGAAG GGGTACCAGTGGCTGAAGGACAAGATCCTGAGTGAGGAGGGCCGGCGGCAGCAGGCcaagctgaaggagctgcaaGCCATCGCCGAGCGCCTGGGCTGCACGCTGCCGCAGCTCGCCATCG CGTGGTGCCTGCGCAACGAGGGCGTCAGCtccgtgctgctgggagcctcCAATGCCGATCAGCTGATGGAGAACATCGGAGCCATACAG GTCCTTCCCAAGCTGTCGTCTTCCATTGTCCATGAGATTGACAGCATCCTGGGCAACAAACCCTACAGCAAGAAGGACTACCGCTCCTAG
- the KCNAB2 gene encoding voltage-gated potassium channel subunit beta-2 isoform X4, with amino-acid sequence MYPESTTDSPARLSLRQTGSPGMIYRNLGKSGLRVSCLGLGTWVTFGGQITDEMAEQLMTLAYDNGINLFDTAEVYAAGKAEVVLGNIIKKKGWRRSSLVITTKIFWGGKAETERGLSRKHIIEGLKASLERLQLDYVDVVFANRPDPNTPMEGHPFSSSKSRTFIIEETVRAMTHVINQGMAMYWGTSRWSSMEIMEAYSVARQFNLIPPICEQAEYHMFQREKVEVQLPELFHKIGVGAMTWSPLACGIVSGKYDGGIPPYSRASLKGYQWLKDKILSEEGRRQQAKLKELQAIAERLGCTLPQLAIAWCLRNEGVSSVLLGASNADQLMENIGAIQVLPKLSSSIVHEIDSILGNKPYSKKDYRS; translated from the exons AAACCTGGGCAAGTCCGGGCTGCGTGTATCCTGCCTCGGCCTGG GGACATGGGTGACATTTGGAGGGCAGATCACGGATGAG ATGGCCGAGCAGCTGATGACTTTAGCGTACGACAACGGCATTAATCTGTTCGACACAGCAGAAGTCTACGCTGCTGGCAA GGCCGAGGTTGTGCTGGGAAACATCATCAAGAAGAAGGGCTGGAG ACGATCCAGCCTGGTCATCACCACCAAGATCTTCTGGGGAGGAAA agcagagaCGGAGCGGGGACTGTCCCGAAAGCACATCATTGAAG GTCTGAAGGCATCGCTGGAGAGGCTGCAGCTGGACTATGTGGACGTGGTGTTCGCCAACCGGCCCGACCCCAACACGCCCATGGAAG GGCACCCATTTAGTTCTTCCAAGTCGAGAACATTCATCATAGAAG AGACGGTGCGCGCCATGACCCACGTCATCAACCAGGGGATGGCCATGTACTGGGGCACGTCACGCTGGAGCTCCATGGAGATCATG GAGGCGTACTCAGTGGCACGGCAGTTCAACCTGATCCCACCGATCTGCGAGCAGGCCGAGTACCACATGTTCCAGCGGGAGAAGGTGGAGGTGCAGCTGCCTGAGCTCTTCCACAAGATAG GTGTCGGTGCCATGACATGGTCCCCGCTGGCGTGCGGCATCGTCTCAGGGAAGTATGATGGTGGCATTCCTCCGTACTCAAGAGCATCACTGAAG GGGTACCAGTGGCTGAAGGACAAGATCCTGAGTGAGGAGGGCCGGCGGCAGCAGGCcaagctgaaggagctgcaaGCCATCGCCGAGCGCCTGGGCTGCACGCTGCCGCAGCTCGCCATCG CGTGGTGCCTGCGCAACGAGGGCGTCAGCtccgtgctgctgggagcctcCAATGCCGATCAGCTGATGGAGAACATCGGAGCCATACAG GTCCTTCCCAAGCTGTCGTCTTCCATTGTCCATGAGATTGACAGCATCCTGGGCAACAAACCCTACAGCAAGAAGGACTACCGCTCCTAG
- the KCNAB2 gene encoding voltage-gated potassium channel subunit beta-2 isoform X1 produces MQVSFVCSEHSIKSRSAEDRLNRQNASSPSLGTRSKFRAVAMVARSLGQLSVQNAPSSSESSIKQPGMKYRNLGKSGLRVSCLGLGTWVTFGGQITDEMAEQLMTLAYDNGINLFDTAEVYAAGKAEVVLGNIIKKKGWRRSSLVITTKIFWGGKAETERGLSRKHIIEGLKASLERLQLDYVDVVFANRPDPNTPMEGHPFSSSKSRTFIIEETVRAMTHVINQGMAMYWGTSRWSSMEIMEAYSVARQFNLIPPICEQAEYHMFQREKVEVQLPELFHKIGVGAMTWSPLACGIVSGKYDGGIPPYSRASLKGYQWLKDKILSEEGRRQQAKLKELQAIAERLGCTLPQLAIAWCLRNEGVSSVLLGASNADQLMENIGAIQVLPKLSSSIVHEIDSILGNKPYSKKDYRS; encoded by the exons ATGCAGGTCTCCTTTGTGTGCTCCGAGCACAGCATCAAGAGCCGGAGCGCGGAGGACCGGCTGAACAGGCAGaatgccagcagccccagcctcgGCACGCGCAGCAAATTCCGGGCGGTGGCCATGGTGGCCCGGAGCCTGGGGCAGCTCTCGGTGCAGAACGCGCCGTCGTCCAGCGAGTCCAGCATCAAACAGCCGGGCATGAAGTACAG AAACCTGGGCAAGTCCGGGCTGCGTGTATCCTGCCTCGGCCTGG GGACATGGGTGACATTTGGAGGGCAGATCACGGATGAG ATGGCCGAGCAGCTGATGACTTTAGCGTACGACAACGGCATTAATCTGTTCGACACAGCAGAAGTCTACGCTGCTGGCAA GGCCGAGGTTGTGCTGGGAAACATCATCAAGAAGAAGGGCTGGAG ACGATCCAGCCTGGTCATCACCACCAAGATCTTCTGGGGAGGAAA agcagagaCGGAGCGGGGACTGTCCCGAAAGCACATCATTGAAG GTCTGAAGGCATCGCTGGAGAGGCTGCAGCTGGACTATGTGGACGTGGTGTTCGCCAACCGGCCCGACCCCAACACGCCCATGGAAG GGCACCCATTTAGTTCTTCCAAGTCGAGAACATTCATCATAGAAG AGACGGTGCGCGCCATGACCCACGTCATCAACCAGGGGATGGCCATGTACTGGGGCACGTCACGCTGGAGCTCCATGGAGATCATG GAGGCGTACTCAGTGGCACGGCAGTTCAACCTGATCCCACCGATCTGCGAGCAGGCCGAGTACCACATGTTCCAGCGGGAGAAGGTGGAGGTGCAGCTGCCTGAGCTCTTCCACAAGATAG GTGTCGGTGCCATGACATGGTCCCCGCTGGCGTGCGGCATCGTCTCAGGGAAGTATGATGGTGGCATTCCTCCGTACTCAAGAGCATCACTGAAG GGGTACCAGTGGCTGAAGGACAAGATCCTGAGTGAGGAGGGCCGGCGGCAGCAGGCcaagctgaaggagctgcaaGCCATCGCCGAGCGCCTGGGCTGCACGCTGCCGCAGCTCGCCATCG CGTGGTGCCTGCGCAACGAGGGCGTCAGCtccgtgctgctgggagcctcCAATGCCGATCAGCTGATGGAGAACATCGGAGCCATACAG GTCCTTCCCAAGCTGTCGTCTTCCATTGTCCATGAGATTGACAGCATCCTGGGCAACAAACCCTACAGCAAGAAGGACTACCGCTCCTAG
- the KCNAB2 gene encoding voltage-gated potassium channel subunit beta-2 isoform X2, which yields MQVSFVCSEHSIKSRSAEDRLNRQNASSPSLGTRSKFRAVAMVARSLGQLSVQNAPSSSESSIKQPGMKYRNLGKSGLRVSCLGLGTWVTFGGQITDEMAEQLMTLAYDNGINLFDTAEVYAAGKAEVVLGNIIKKKGWRRSSLVITTKIFWGGKAETERGLSRKHIIEGLKASLERLQLDYVDVVFANRPDPNTPMEETVRAMTHVINQGMAMYWGTSRWSSMEIMEAYSVARQFNLIPPICEQAEYHMFQREKVEVQLPELFHKIGVGAMTWSPLACGIVSGKYDGGIPPYSRASLKGYQWLKDKILSEEGRRQQAKLKELQAIAERLGCTLPQLAIAWCLRNEGVSSVLLGASNADQLMENIGAIQVLPKLSSSIVHEIDSILGNKPYSKKDYRS from the exons ATGCAGGTCTCCTTTGTGTGCTCCGAGCACAGCATCAAGAGCCGGAGCGCGGAGGACCGGCTGAACAGGCAGaatgccagcagccccagcctcgGCACGCGCAGCAAATTCCGGGCGGTGGCCATGGTGGCCCGGAGCCTGGGGCAGCTCTCGGTGCAGAACGCGCCGTCGTCCAGCGAGTCCAGCATCAAACAGCCGGGCATGAAGTACAG AAACCTGGGCAAGTCCGGGCTGCGTGTATCCTGCCTCGGCCTGG GGACATGGGTGACATTTGGAGGGCAGATCACGGATGAG ATGGCCGAGCAGCTGATGACTTTAGCGTACGACAACGGCATTAATCTGTTCGACACAGCAGAAGTCTACGCTGCTGGCAA GGCCGAGGTTGTGCTGGGAAACATCATCAAGAAGAAGGGCTGGAG ACGATCCAGCCTGGTCATCACCACCAAGATCTTCTGGGGAGGAAA agcagagaCGGAGCGGGGACTGTCCCGAAAGCACATCATTGAAG GTCTGAAGGCATCGCTGGAGAGGCTGCAGCTGGACTATGTGGACGTGGTGTTCGCCAACCGGCCCGACCCCAACACGCCCATGGAAG AGACGGTGCGCGCCATGACCCACGTCATCAACCAGGGGATGGCCATGTACTGGGGCACGTCACGCTGGAGCTCCATGGAGATCATG GAGGCGTACTCAGTGGCACGGCAGTTCAACCTGATCCCACCGATCTGCGAGCAGGCCGAGTACCACATGTTCCAGCGGGAGAAGGTGGAGGTGCAGCTGCCTGAGCTCTTCCACAAGATAG GTGTCGGTGCCATGACATGGTCCCCGCTGGCGTGCGGCATCGTCTCAGGGAAGTATGATGGTGGCATTCCTCCGTACTCAAGAGCATCACTGAAG GGGTACCAGTGGCTGAAGGACAAGATCCTGAGTGAGGAGGGCCGGCGGCAGCAGGCcaagctgaaggagctgcaaGCCATCGCCGAGCGCCTGGGCTGCACGCTGCCGCAGCTCGCCATCG CGTGGTGCCTGCGCAACGAGGGCGTCAGCtccgtgctgctgggagcctcCAATGCCGATCAGCTGATGGAGAACATCGGAGCCATACAG GTCCTTCCCAAGCTGTCGTCTTCCATTGTCCATGAGATTGACAGCATCCTGGGCAACAAACCCTACAGCAAGAAGGACTACCGCTCCTAG